From Lagenorhynchus albirostris chromosome 15, mLagAlb1.1, whole genome shotgun sequence, one genomic window encodes:
- the OXT gene encoding oxytocin-neurophysin 1, with product MAAPSLACCLLGLLALTSACYIQNCPLGGKRAVLDLDVRKCLPCGPGGKGRCFGPSICCGDELGCLVGTAEALRCQEENYLPSPCQSGQKPCGSGGRCAAAGICCSPDGCRGDPACDPEAAFSQL from the exons ATGGCCGCCCCCAGCCTCGCCTGCTGCCTGCTCGGCCTCCTGGCGCTGACCTCCGCCTGCTATATCCAGAACTGCCCCCTGGGCGGCAAGCGGGCCGTGCTGGACCTCGACGTACGCAAG TGTCTCCCCTGCGGCCCCGGGGGCAAAGGCCGCTGCTTCGGGCCCAGCATCTGCTGCGGGGACGAGCTGGGTTGCCTCGTGGGCACGGCCGAGGCGCTGCGCTGCCAGGAGGAGAACTACCTGCCGTCGCCCTGCCAGTCGGGCCAGAAGCCGTGCGGGAGCGGGGGCCGCTGCGCCGCCGCCGGCATCTGCTGCAGCCCGG ACGGCTGCCGCGGCGACCCCGCCTGCGACCCCGAGGCCGCCTTCTCCCAGCTCTGA